The following coding sequences lie in one Hippopotamus amphibius kiboko isolate mHipAmp2 chromosome 17, mHipAmp2.hap2, whole genome shotgun sequence genomic window:
- the NEURL4 gene encoding neuralized-like protein 4 isoform X1, translated as MAAGSGGSGGSGGGPGPGPGGGGGGGPGGSGPGPGSGGGLGSGGELHPRTGRLVSLSACGRTARRQQPGQEFNHGLVLSREPLRDGRVFTVRIDRKVNSWSGSIEIGVTALDPSVLDFPSSATGLKGGSWVVSGCSVLRDGRSVLEEYGQDLDQLGEGDRVGVERTAAGELRLWVNGRDCGVAATGLPARVWAVVDLYGKCTQITVLPPEPGFSPPTPIPTPPLEPSAPPEDSALAEQGTSGDEAFMVSPAQARPETFPNSLESHNDFASMELSEVVSNAILSAYNGGLLNVNLSSPPAGEAPGPSGAATSPILTSNDALLFHEKCGTLIKLSNNNKTAERRRPLDEFNNGVVMTNRPLRDNEMFEIRIDKLVDKWSGSIEIGVTTHNPNNLEYPATMTNLQSGTIMMSGCGILTNGKGTRREYCEFSLDELQEGDHIGLTRKSNSALHFFINGIDQGVATPLTPPVVYGVVDLYGMAVKVTIVHNNNHSDRLRRNNAILRALSPEGALRRAAPAAQAEPERLLFHPNCGQKAAITHEGRTALRPHATDDFNHGVVLSSRALRDGEVFQVRIDKMVDKWAGSIEIGVTTHNPAYLQLPSTMTNLRSGTWMMTGNGVMHNGTTILDEYGHNLDRLKPPFFQGRGHGGRGAAGGRDSPLLCQWDDSGSRRLERAPWRLCCRRSLWPGSPGHHCGRQVPPVPEPLSEGNNQVSPSSPSSGAGGSDLRFHQLHGSNAVITNGGRTALRHNCRSEFNDAIVISNRALRDGELFEIVIQKMVDRWSGSIEAGVTAIRPEDLEFPNTMTDIDYDTWMLSGTAIMQDGNTMRNNYGCDLDALGTGARIGMMRTAKGDLHYFINGQDQGAACSGLPPGKEVYAVVDLYGQCVQVSITNATGPMDNSLATSNTATEKSFPLHSPVAGVAHRFHSTCGKNITLEEDGTRAVRAAGYAHGLVFSTKELKTEEVFEVKVEELDEKWAGSLRLGLTTLVPGEMGPGAGGGPGLPPSLPELRTKTTWMVSSCEVRRDGQLQRMNYGRNLERLGVGSRVGIRRGADDTMHILVDGEDMGPAATGIAKSVWAVLDLYGSVRGVSIVSSTRQEEPEGTQPPSPSSDTGSEGEEDDEGEEHGLEGQNQVAIMPTALEFLENHGKNILLSNGNRTATRVASYNQGIVVVNQPLVPQLLVQVRIDFLNRQWTSSLVLGVITCPPERLNFPASACALKRAAWLLRGRGVFHNGLKICEKFGTNLDTCPEGTILGLRLDSSGGLHLHINGMDQGVAVPDVPQPCHALVDLYGQCEQVTIVSPEPGAASGKSAGTQGDMEKADMVDGIKESVCWGPPPTASPLKSCEYHALCSRFQELLLLPEDYFMPPPKRSLCYCESCRKLRGDEAHRRRGEPPREYALPFGWCRFNLRVNPRLEAGTLTKKWHMAYHGSSVAAVRRVLDRGELGAGAASILSCRPLKGEPGVGFEEPGENCAPPREEQPPPVLLSPSLQYAGAETLASKVQFRDPKSQRTHQAQVAFQVCVRPGSYTPGPPSAALREPPDPHFSPAELEWVTKEKGATLLYALLVRVE; from the exons ATGGCGGCGGGGTCGGGTGGGagtggaggctctgggggaggccCCGGGCCAgggccgggtgggggtgggggtgggggccccggCGGGAGCGGCCCAGGACCAGGGTCCGGCGGGGGTCTGGGCAGCGGCGGGGAGCTGCACCCGCGCACCGGACGCTTGGTGAGCCTGTCGGCCTGTGGGCGTACAGCGCGGCGGCAGCAGCCGGGCCAAGAGTTTAACCACGGGCTGGTGTTGAGCCGGGAACCCTTGCGCGATGGACGCGTCTTCACCGTCCGCATCGACCGCAAG GTCAACTCCTGGAGTGGCTCCATTGAGATTGGGGTGACGGCACTGGACCCCAGTGTGCTGGACTTCCCAAGCAGCGCCACGGGGCTGAAGGGGGGCTCGTGGGTAGTGTCAGGCTGCTCGGTGCTGAGGGATGGACGTTCTGTGCTGGAGGAGTATGGGCAGGACCTGGACCAGCTTGGCGAAGGGGACCGTGTGGGAGTGGAGCGCACGGCTGCCGGGGAGCTGCGGCTCTGGGTGAATGGGCGGGATTGCGGTGTGGCTgccactggcctccctgctcGTGTCTGGGCCGTCGTGGACCTTTACGGCAAGTGCACCCAGATCACCGTGCTACCCCCTGAGCCGGGCTTCAGCCCCCCTACTCCCATCCCCACACCTCCCCTCGAGCCCTCCGCCCCCCCTGAAGATTCTGCCTTGGCTGAACAGGGGACCTCTGGGGACGAAG CCTTCATGGTGTCTCCAGCGCAGGCCCGGCCGGAGACGTTTCCTAACAGCCTTGAGTCGCATAATG ACTTTGCCAGCATGGAGCTCTCCGAGGTGGTGAGCAACGCCATCCTGTCTGCCTACAATGGGGGGCTCCTGAATGTGAACCTGAGCTCCCCACCGGCAGGGGAAGCACCGGGGCCTAGTGGCGCTGCCACCTCGCCCATCCTCACTTCCAACGATGCCCTCCTTTTTCATGAGAAGTGTGGAACCCTCATCAAACTCAGCAACAATAATAAGACGGCAGAGCGCCGCCGGCCCCTGGATGAATTCAATAATGGGGTCGTCATGACCAACCGCCCACTCCGAGACAATGAGATGTTTGAG ATCCGCATCGACAAGCTCGTAGATAAGTGGTCGGGCTCCATTGAGATTGGTGTCACCACCCACAACCCCAACAATTTGGAGTACCCAGCCACCATGACCAACCTGCAGTCAG GCACCATCATGATGAGCGGCTGTGGGATCCTGACCAACGGCAAGGGCACCCGCCGGGAGTACTGTGAATTCAGTCTGGATGAGCTGCAG GAGGGCGACCACATTGGTCTCACGAGGAAGTCCAACTCTGCCCTACACTTCTTCATTAATGGCATTGATCAGG GCGTGGCTACCCCCTTGACGCCCCCAGTGGTGTATGGTGTGGTGGACTTGTATGGGATGGCCGTGAAGGTGACCATCGTCCACAATAACAACCACAGTGACCGCCTGCGCCGGAACAATGCCATCCTGCGGGCGCTGTCCCCTGAGGGTGCTCTCCGCCGGGCTGCGCCCGCGGCCCAGGCAGAACCCGAGCGCCTGCTCTTCCACCCCAACTGTGGGCAGAAGGCAGCCATCACCCACGAGGGACGCACTGCCCTGAGGCCCCA TGCCACCGACGACTTCAATCACGGCGTGGTGCTGAGCAGCAGAGCCCTGCGGGACGGGGAGGTGTTCCAGGTGCGCATTgacaagatggtggacaagtggGCTGGCTCCATTGAGATTGGCGTCACCACCCACAACCCTGCCTACCTCCAGTTGCCCTCCACCATGACCAACTTGCGCTCTG GGACCTGGATGATgacagggaatggggtgatgcaCAATGGGACGACCATCTTGGACGAATATGGGCACAACCTGGACCGGCTCAAG CCCCCCTtcttccaaggcaggggacacggtgGGCGTGGTGCGGCGGGAGGACGGGACTCTCCACTTCTTTGTCAATGGGATGACTCAGGGTCCCGCCGCCTGGAACGTGCCCCCTGGCGTCTATGCTGTCGTCGATCTCTATGGCCAGGCAGCCCAGGCCACCATTGTGGACGAC AGGTGCCCCCGGTCCCCGAGCCACTCTCCGAGGGGAATAACCAGGTGTCTCCAAGCTCCCCGTCATCAGGGGCCGGGGGCTCGGACCTCCGCTTCCACCAGCTGCACGGCAGCAACGCAGTCATCACCAACGGGGGCCGCACCGCGCTCCGCCACAACTGCCGCAGCGAGTTCAATGACGCCATTGTCATCTCCAACCG GGCCCTAAGGGATGGAGAGCTGTTTGAAATTGTCATTCAGAAGATGGTGGACCGCTGGTCAGGCTCCATTGAGGCTG GAGTGACCGCTATTCGGCCAGAGGACCTTGAATTCCCCAACACTATGACGGACATTGACTACGATACGTGGATGCTGAG CGGCACAGCCATCATGCAAGACGGTAACACGATGCGCAACAACTACGGGTGTGACCTTGACGCACTGGGCACGGGTGCCCGCATTGGCATGATGCGCACGGCCAAGGGCGATCTGCACTACTTCATCAATGGCCAGGACCAAGGCGCTGCCTGCTCAGGCTTGCCTCCCGGTAAAG AGGTATACGCGGTAGTGGATCTATATGGTCAGTGCGTCCAAGTGTCCATCACCAATGCCACCGGCCCCATGGACAACAGCCTGGCGACCAGTAACACTGCCACTGAGAAGTCATTCCCCCTGCACTCCCCAG TGGCTGGTGTGGCTCACCGATTCCACAGTACTTGCGGCAAGAACATCACCCTGGAGGAAGATGGCACGAGGGCGGTGCGTGCAGCCGGCTATGCCCACGGCCTCGTCTTCAGCACCAAGGAGCTCAAGACTGAGGAAGTCTTTGAG GTGAAGGTGGAGGAGCTGGATGAGAAGTGGGCCGGTTCCCTCCGGCTAGGGCTCACCACACTAGTGCCTGGGGAGATGGGGCCTGGAGCAGGTGGTGGCCCggggctgcctccctccctgccagagCTCCGGACTAAGACCACCTGGATGGTGTCCAGCTGTGAAGTGAGGCGTGACGGACAGCTCCAGAGAATGAACTATGGCCGGAACCTCGAGAGACTGGGG GTGGGGAGCCGTGTGGGCATTCGCCGAGGGGCAGATGACACGATGCACATCCTGGTGGATGGAGAGGACATGGGGCCTGCAGCCACCGGCATTGCCAAG AGCGTGTGGGCCGTGCTGGATCTGTACGGGTCGGTGCGGGGCGTCTCCATAGTCAGCTCCACCAGGCAGGAGGAGCCGGAAGGCACCCAGCCTCCTTCCCCCAGCTCGGACACCGGCAGCGAGGGCGAGGAGGACGACGAGGGCGAGGAGCACGGCCTGGAA GGCCAGAATCAAGTGGCCATTATGCCTACAGCCCTCGAGTTCCTTGAGAACCACGGGAAGAATATTCTCTTGTCCAATGGGAACCGTACAGCTACACGAGTGGCCAGCTACAACCAGGGCATCGTCGTTGTCAACCAGCCCCTGGTGCCCCAGCTGCTGGTCCAG GTGCGGATAGACTTCTTGAACCGGCAGTGGACATCTTCCCTTGTCCTGGGAGTCATCACCTGCCCACCGGAGAGGCTCAACTTCCCTGCTTCTGCCTGTGCCCTCAAACGGGCAGCCTGGCTGCTGCGGGGCCGCGGGGTCTTCCACAACGGTCTCAAG ATCTGTGAGAAGTTTGGGACAAATCTGGACACGTGTCCTGAAGGCACCATCCTGGGACTGCGGCTGGACAGCTCTGGGGGGCTGCATCTCCACATCAATGGGATGGACCAGGGGGTGGCCGTGCCAGAtgtcccccagccctgccacgcGCTCGTAGACCTCTACGGGCAGTGCGAGCAG GTGACAATCGTGAGTCCCGAACCAGGGGCTGCCAGTGGGAAGAGTGCTGGAACTCAGGGGGACATGGAGAAAGCGGACATGGTGGACG GTATCAAGGAGAGTGTGTGCTGGGGTCCACCGCCCACCGCTAGCCCCCTCAAGAGCTGCGAGTACCACGCCCTTTGCTCCCGTTTCCAGGAACTGCTGCTGCTTCCTG AGGATTATTTCATGCCTCCGCCGAAGCGTAGCTTGTGCTACTGTGAGTCGTGCCGGAAGCTTCGAGGGGACGAGGCCCACAGGCGCCGCGGGGAGCCCCCCCGGGAATACGCGCTGCCCTTTGGCTGGTGCAGGTTCAATCTCAG AGTGAATCCCCGCCTGGAGGCCGGGACACTGACCAAGAAGTGGCACATGGCGTATCACGGGAGCAGCGTGGCAGCCGTCCGGAGGGTGCTGGACCGGGGGGAGCTGGGAGCAG GTGCTGCTTCCATCCTGAGCTGCCGACCCTTGAAGGGAGAGCCTGGGGTAGGATTTGAGGAGCCTGGCGAGAACTGCGCGCCTCCTCGGGAGGAGCAGCCCCCTCCGGTGctgctctccccctccctccagtaTGCTGGGGCTGAGACCCTGGCGTCCAAAGTGCA ATTCCGGGACCCCAAATCCCAGCGGACGCACCAGGCCCAGGTGGCGTTCCAGGTGTGTGTGCGCCCTGGCTCCTACACCCCCGGCCCCCCCTCCGCTGCCCTCAGAGAGCCTCCGGACCCTCACTTCAGCCCAGCCGAACTTGAGTGGGTAACCAAGGAGAAGGGGGCCACGCTCCTCTATGCCCTGCTGGTACGGGTGGAGTGA
- the NEURL4 gene encoding neuralized-like protein 4 isoform X2: MAAGSGGSGGSGGGPGPGPGGGGGGGPGGSGPGPGSGGGLGSGGELHPRTGRLVSLSACGRTARRQQPGQEFNHGLVLSREPLRDGRVFTVRIDRKVNSWSGSIEIGVTALDPSVLDFPSSATGLKGGSWVVSGCSVLRDGRSVLEEYGQDLDQLGEGDRVGVERTAAGELRLWVNGRDCGVAATGLPARVWAVVDLYGKCTQITVLPPEPGFSPPTPIPTPPLEPSAPPEDSALAEQGTSGDEAFMVSPAQARPETFPNSLESHNDFASMELSEVVSNAILSAYNGGLLNVNLSSPPAGEAPGPSGAATSPILTSNDALLFHEKCGTLIKLSNNNKTAERRRPLDEFNNGVVMTNRPLRDNEMFEIRIDKLVDKWSGSIEIGVTTHNPNNLEYPATMTNLQSGTIMMSGCGILTNGKGTRREYCEFSLDELQEGDHIGLTRKSNSALHFFINGIDQGVATPLTPPVVYGVVDLYGMAVKVTIVHNNNHSDRLRRNNAILRALSPEGALRRAAPAAQAEPERLLFHPNCGQKAAITHEGRTALRPHATDDFNHGVVLSSRALRDGEVFQVRIDKMVDKWAGSIEIGVTTHNPAYLQLPSTMTNLRSGTWMMTGNGVMHNGTTILDEYGHNLDRLKPPFFQGRGHGGRGAAGGRDSPLLCQWDDSGSRRLERAPWRLCCRRSLWPGSPGHHCGRQVPPVPEPLSEGNNQVSPSSPSSGAGGSDLRFHQLHGSNAVITNGGRTALRHNCRSEFNDAIVISNRALRDGELFEIVIQKMVDRWSGSIEAGVTAIRPEDLEFPNTMTDIDYDTWMLSGTAIMQDGNTMRNNYGCDLDALGTGARIGMMRTAKGDLHYFINGQDQGAACSGLPPEVYAVVDLYGQCVQVSITNATGPMDNSLATSNTATEKSFPLHSPVAGVAHRFHSTCGKNITLEEDGTRAVRAAGYAHGLVFSTKELKTEEVFEVKVEELDEKWAGSLRLGLTTLVPGEMGPGAGGGPGLPPSLPELRTKTTWMVSSCEVRRDGQLQRMNYGRNLERLGVGSRVGIRRGADDTMHILVDGEDMGPAATGIAKSVWAVLDLYGSVRGVSIVSSTRQEEPEGTQPPSPSSDTGSEGEEDDEGEEHGLEGQNQVAIMPTALEFLENHGKNILLSNGNRTATRVASYNQGIVVVNQPLVPQLLVQVRIDFLNRQWTSSLVLGVITCPPERLNFPASACALKRAAWLLRGRGVFHNGLKICEKFGTNLDTCPEGTILGLRLDSSGGLHLHINGMDQGVAVPDVPQPCHALVDLYGQCEQVTIVSPEPGAASGKSAGTQGDMEKADMVDGIKESVCWGPPPTASPLKSCEYHALCSRFQELLLLPEDYFMPPPKRSLCYCESCRKLRGDEAHRRRGEPPREYALPFGWCRFNLRVNPRLEAGTLTKKWHMAYHGSSVAAVRRVLDRGELGAGAASILSCRPLKGEPGVGFEEPGENCAPPREEQPPPVLLSPSLQYAGAETLASKVQFRDPKSQRTHQAQVAFQVCVRPGSYTPGPPSAALREPPDPHFSPAELEWVTKEKGATLLYALLVRVE, encoded by the exons ATGGCGGCGGGGTCGGGTGGGagtggaggctctgggggaggccCCGGGCCAgggccgggtgggggtgggggtgggggccccggCGGGAGCGGCCCAGGACCAGGGTCCGGCGGGGGTCTGGGCAGCGGCGGGGAGCTGCACCCGCGCACCGGACGCTTGGTGAGCCTGTCGGCCTGTGGGCGTACAGCGCGGCGGCAGCAGCCGGGCCAAGAGTTTAACCACGGGCTGGTGTTGAGCCGGGAACCCTTGCGCGATGGACGCGTCTTCACCGTCCGCATCGACCGCAAG GTCAACTCCTGGAGTGGCTCCATTGAGATTGGGGTGACGGCACTGGACCCCAGTGTGCTGGACTTCCCAAGCAGCGCCACGGGGCTGAAGGGGGGCTCGTGGGTAGTGTCAGGCTGCTCGGTGCTGAGGGATGGACGTTCTGTGCTGGAGGAGTATGGGCAGGACCTGGACCAGCTTGGCGAAGGGGACCGTGTGGGAGTGGAGCGCACGGCTGCCGGGGAGCTGCGGCTCTGGGTGAATGGGCGGGATTGCGGTGTGGCTgccactggcctccctgctcGTGTCTGGGCCGTCGTGGACCTTTACGGCAAGTGCACCCAGATCACCGTGCTACCCCCTGAGCCGGGCTTCAGCCCCCCTACTCCCATCCCCACACCTCCCCTCGAGCCCTCCGCCCCCCCTGAAGATTCTGCCTTGGCTGAACAGGGGACCTCTGGGGACGAAG CCTTCATGGTGTCTCCAGCGCAGGCCCGGCCGGAGACGTTTCCTAACAGCCTTGAGTCGCATAATG ACTTTGCCAGCATGGAGCTCTCCGAGGTGGTGAGCAACGCCATCCTGTCTGCCTACAATGGGGGGCTCCTGAATGTGAACCTGAGCTCCCCACCGGCAGGGGAAGCACCGGGGCCTAGTGGCGCTGCCACCTCGCCCATCCTCACTTCCAACGATGCCCTCCTTTTTCATGAGAAGTGTGGAACCCTCATCAAACTCAGCAACAATAATAAGACGGCAGAGCGCCGCCGGCCCCTGGATGAATTCAATAATGGGGTCGTCATGACCAACCGCCCACTCCGAGACAATGAGATGTTTGAG ATCCGCATCGACAAGCTCGTAGATAAGTGGTCGGGCTCCATTGAGATTGGTGTCACCACCCACAACCCCAACAATTTGGAGTACCCAGCCACCATGACCAACCTGCAGTCAG GCACCATCATGATGAGCGGCTGTGGGATCCTGACCAACGGCAAGGGCACCCGCCGGGAGTACTGTGAATTCAGTCTGGATGAGCTGCAG GAGGGCGACCACATTGGTCTCACGAGGAAGTCCAACTCTGCCCTACACTTCTTCATTAATGGCATTGATCAGG GCGTGGCTACCCCCTTGACGCCCCCAGTGGTGTATGGTGTGGTGGACTTGTATGGGATGGCCGTGAAGGTGACCATCGTCCACAATAACAACCACAGTGACCGCCTGCGCCGGAACAATGCCATCCTGCGGGCGCTGTCCCCTGAGGGTGCTCTCCGCCGGGCTGCGCCCGCGGCCCAGGCAGAACCCGAGCGCCTGCTCTTCCACCCCAACTGTGGGCAGAAGGCAGCCATCACCCACGAGGGACGCACTGCCCTGAGGCCCCA TGCCACCGACGACTTCAATCACGGCGTGGTGCTGAGCAGCAGAGCCCTGCGGGACGGGGAGGTGTTCCAGGTGCGCATTgacaagatggtggacaagtggGCTGGCTCCATTGAGATTGGCGTCACCACCCACAACCCTGCCTACCTCCAGTTGCCCTCCACCATGACCAACTTGCGCTCTG GGACCTGGATGATgacagggaatggggtgatgcaCAATGGGACGACCATCTTGGACGAATATGGGCACAACCTGGACCGGCTCAAG CCCCCCTtcttccaaggcaggggacacggtgGGCGTGGTGCGGCGGGAGGACGGGACTCTCCACTTCTTTGTCAATGGGATGACTCAGGGTCCCGCCGCCTGGAACGTGCCCCCTGGCGTCTATGCTGTCGTCGATCTCTATGGCCAGGCAGCCCAGGCCACCATTGTGGACGAC AGGTGCCCCCGGTCCCCGAGCCACTCTCCGAGGGGAATAACCAGGTGTCTCCAAGCTCCCCGTCATCAGGGGCCGGGGGCTCGGACCTCCGCTTCCACCAGCTGCACGGCAGCAACGCAGTCATCACCAACGGGGGCCGCACCGCGCTCCGCCACAACTGCCGCAGCGAGTTCAATGACGCCATTGTCATCTCCAACCG GGCCCTAAGGGATGGAGAGCTGTTTGAAATTGTCATTCAGAAGATGGTGGACCGCTGGTCAGGCTCCATTGAGGCTG GAGTGACCGCTATTCGGCCAGAGGACCTTGAATTCCCCAACACTATGACGGACATTGACTACGATACGTGGATGCTGAG CGGCACAGCCATCATGCAAGACGGTAACACGATGCGCAACAACTACGGGTGTGACCTTGACGCACTGGGCACGGGTGCCCGCATTGGCATGATGCGCACGGCCAAGGGCGATCTGCACTACTTCATCAATGGCCAGGACCAAGGCGCTGCCTGCTCAGGCTTGCCTCCCG AGGTATACGCGGTAGTGGATCTATATGGTCAGTGCGTCCAAGTGTCCATCACCAATGCCACCGGCCCCATGGACAACAGCCTGGCGACCAGTAACACTGCCACTGAGAAGTCATTCCCCCTGCACTCCCCAG TGGCTGGTGTGGCTCACCGATTCCACAGTACTTGCGGCAAGAACATCACCCTGGAGGAAGATGGCACGAGGGCGGTGCGTGCAGCCGGCTATGCCCACGGCCTCGTCTTCAGCACCAAGGAGCTCAAGACTGAGGAAGTCTTTGAG GTGAAGGTGGAGGAGCTGGATGAGAAGTGGGCCGGTTCCCTCCGGCTAGGGCTCACCACACTAGTGCCTGGGGAGATGGGGCCTGGAGCAGGTGGTGGCCCggggctgcctccctccctgccagagCTCCGGACTAAGACCACCTGGATGGTGTCCAGCTGTGAAGTGAGGCGTGACGGACAGCTCCAGAGAATGAACTATGGCCGGAACCTCGAGAGACTGGGG GTGGGGAGCCGTGTGGGCATTCGCCGAGGGGCAGATGACACGATGCACATCCTGGTGGATGGAGAGGACATGGGGCCTGCAGCCACCGGCATTGCCAAG AGCGTGTGGGCCGTGCTGGATCTGTACGGGTCGGTGCGGGGCGTCTCCATAGTCAGCTCCACCAGGCAGGAGGAGCCGGAAGGCACCCAGCCTCCTTCCCCCAGCTCGGACACCGGCAGCGAGGGCGAGGAGGACGACGAGGGCGAGGAGCACGGCCTGGAA GGCCAGAATCAAGTGGCCATTATGCCTACAGCCCTCGAGTTCCTTGAGAACCACGGGAAGAATATTCTCTTGTCCAATGGGAACCGTACAGCTACACGAGTGGCCAGCTACAACCAGGGCATCGTCGTTGTCAACCAGCCCCTGGTGCCCCAGCTGCTGGTCCAG GTGCGGATAGACTTCTTGAACCGGCAGTGGACATCTTCCCTTGTCCTGGGAGTCATCACCTGCCCACCGGAGAGGCTCAACTTCCCTGCTTCTGCCTGTGCCCTCAAACGGGCAGCCTGGCTGCTGCGGGGCCGCGGGGTCTTCCACAACGGTCTCAAG ATCTGTGAGAAGTTTGGGACAAATCTGGACACGTGTCCTGAAGGCACCATCCTGGGACTGCGGCTGGACAGCTCTGGGGGGCTGCATCTCCACATCAATGGGATGGACCAGGGGGTGGCCGTGCCAGAtgtcccccagccctgccacgcGCTCGTAGACCTCTACGGGCAGTGCGAGCAG GTGACAATCGTGAGTCCCGAACCAGGGGCTGCCAGTGGGAAGAGTGCTGGAACTCAGGGGGACATGGAGAAAGCGGACATGGTGGACG GTATCAAGGAGAGTGTGTGCTGGGGTCCACCGCCCACCGCTAGCCCCCTCAAGAGCTGCGAGTACCACGCCCTTTGCTCCCGTTTCCAGGAACTGCTGCTGCTTCCTG AGGATTATTTCATGCCTCCGCCGAAGCGTAGCTTGTGCTACTGTGAGTCGTGCCGGAAGCTTCGAGGGGACGAGGCCCACAGGCGCCGCGGGGAGCCCCCCCGGGAATACGCGCTGCCCTTTGGCTGGTGCAGGTTCAATCTCAG AGTGAATCCCCGCCTGGAGGCCGGGACACTGACCAAGAAGTGGCACATGGCGTATCACGGGAGCAGCGTGGCAGCCGTCCGGAGGGTGCTGGACCGGGGGGAGCTGGGAGCAG GTGCTGCTTCCATCCTGAGCTGCCGACCCTTGAAGGGAGAGCCTGGGGTAGGATTTGAGGAGCCTGGCGAGAACTGCGCGCCTCCTCGGGAGGAGCAGCCCCCTCCGGTGctgctctccccctccctccagtaTGCTGGGGCTGAGACCCTGGCGTCCAAAGTGCA ATTCCGGGACCCCAAATCCCAGCGGACGCACCAGGCCCAGGTGGCGTTCCAGGTGTGTGTGCGCCCTGGCTCCTACACCCCCGGCCCCCCCTCCGCTGCCCTCAGAGAGCCTCCGGACCCTCACTTCAGCCCAGCCGAACTTGAGTGGGTAACCAAGGAGAAGGGGGCCACGCTCCTCTATGCCCTGCTGGTACGGGTGGAGTGA